A section of the Acanthochromis polyacanthus isolate Apoly-LR-REF ecotype Palm Island chromosome 1, KAUST_Apoly_ChrSc, whole genome shotgun sequence genome encodes:
- the LOC110967424 gene encoding tandem C2 domains nuclear protein, which yields MECIKNCCKSFMKKREKEQETQVIALKMPPDQVETSALTETRTGVTEDYLLSKLPPDGREVPFVLPTFRASYIQPRGPQYPNLQSGLQSSARTTYAERKAELLGTGHFTYSPESSIRQGQMTEYISPGSARRDTLRSKNSSPQSPGWTLKPGGQQRLSSSMFDLSSPQSHMQLQRFDSSSSVFSGTSSMMSSMESSLESITLSGDERDLGKVCVRLNYQEAVEQVWITLVRCSDLNLHPDGAEQQRIGFKAIITIPKPIQFKSSVKEYAQDVSFMETFVFALRLHQLRGSALVLRLQTHNPKKRTVAECVLSLRQLDLQETEHWLDLNPPSKSSVSHSELHLTTCFQPVNGRIQLQVLAAQNLPASSSPLTQAFFVKVEMQQLDQVVMKKKTRALKASGGQCQWAETFHFLLASLEHPCSMTVKLYSRSSVRRKQCLGQVQLGFDSPVPEAVDQWKDTMAHPEKVVSEWHRLSST from the exons ATGGAGTGCATCAAAAACTGCTGCAAGAGCTTCATGAAGAAGCGGGAGAAGGAGCAGGAGACCCAAG TGATCGCTTTGAAGATGCCTCCAGATCAGGTGGAAACTTCAGCACTTACTGAGACGAGGACGGGAGTCACAGAAGATTACCTCCTTTCCAAGCTGCCGCCGGACGGCCGAGAGGTTCCCTTTGTTCTGCCGACCTTCAGAGCTTCATACATCCAACCCAGAGGACCCCAGTACCCCAATCTACAGTCCGGCCTGCAGA GTTCAGCTCGCACCACGTATGCAGAGAGGAAGGCCGAGCTGCTGGGCACCGGTCACTTCACCTACAGCCCCGAGTCCAGCATCCGACAGGGTCAGATGACCGAGTACATCTCCCCCGGATCGGCCCGCCGGGACACACTGAGGAGCAAGAACTCCAGTCCTCAGAGCCCAG GGTGGACCCTGAAGCCGGGCGGCCAGCAGCGACTCAGCAGTTCCATGTTTGATCTGTCCAGCCCTCAGAGTCACATGCAG CTGCAGCGCTTCGATTCCTCGTCCAGCGTCTTCAGCGGCACTTCTTCTATGATGAGCTCCATGGAAAGCAGCCTCG AATCCATCACCCTCTCCGGAGACGAGCGCGACCTGGGGAAGGTTTGCGTCCGGCTGAACTACCAGGAGGCTGTGGAGCAGGTGTGGATCACCCTGGTTCGG tgTTCAGACCTCAACCTGCATCCAGATGGAGCAGAGCAACAAAGGATTGGTTTCAAAGCGATCATCACCATCCCCAAACCTATCCAGTTCAAGAGCTCCGTCAAGGAATACGCTCAG GATGTGTCCTTCATGGAGACCTTTGTGTTTGCGCTGCGACTCCACCAGTTGCGAGGCAGCGCTTTGGTGCTTCGGCTGCAGACGCACAACCCAAAGAAACGCACAGTGGCCGAGTGCGTCCTCTCACTGAGACAGCTCGACCTCCAGGAGACCGAACACTGGCTCGACCTCAACCCTCCGTCCAAATCTTCG GTGTCCCACTCTGAGCTGCATCTCACCACCTGCTTTCAGCCGGTCAACGGTCGCATCCAGCTTCAGGTCCTCGCCGCCCAGAACCTCCCAGCATCCTCCTCACCGCTCACACAAG CGTTTTTTGTCAAAGTGGAGATGCAGCAGCTGGACCAGGTggtgatgaagaagaagacTCGGGCGCTGAAGGCCTCAGGGGGTCAGTGTCAGTGGGCCGAGACGTTTCACTTCCTGTTAGCGTCTTTGGAGCACCCCTGTTCGATGACGGTCAAACTCTACAGTCGCAGCTCGGTCAGGAGGAAACAGTGTCTCGGACAG GTCCAGCTGGGATTCGACAGCCCCGTCCCTGAAGCCGTGGACCAGTGGAAAGACACGATGGCTCATCCAGAGAAAGTGGTTTCAGAGTGGCACAGACTGAGCTCTACCTGA